From the genome of Croceibacterium atlanticum:
CCATTCCTCTTCGGTTATTTCCGCTTCCTTGATCGCTGCGTGCAGATGGTTGACCAGCACGGTCATGATCTCGCGCAGCCGCTCGGGCGTCTGCTCCCCCATCCTGCCATTGACCAGCGCGGCGGAACGCGCCTGGTCAAAATACGGATTTTCCGCCGCAATATCGAGATTGCTCATCACATTCTCCCTTCAGGTCCGGTTGAATGGCAATTCATTCGCTGGCGGGAGCTGTTCCGGCCCACGCTCGCCACAAGGTCTCTTGCAAGGCCCCACGTTCGAGCGGACGCGGGTTCCAGTAAGGCGATGCCATCGTCCTCTCCACGGTGGTTTCGATGTCGCTTTCGGCAAGGCCAAGTTCGCGCAGGCTGGCGGGGGCACCCATTGTGCGGCCAAGCCGCTGCAGGGCCAACGCCGGATCGTCAGCATCCAGGACCACGCGAAGAGTGGCCATCGCTTCCGGCACAGCCGGCGCATTATAGGCCAGTGCATGGGGGAGAACCACGGCATGGGTTTCCGCATGAGGCAGGCCGAACGAACCGCCCAGAGTATGGCAAAGCTTGTGGTGCAAGGCCATGCCTGCCCCGGCAAGGCACATTCCGCACAACCAGGCGCCATATTGGGCCATTTCGCGGGCGGACACATCCCGTTGATCGGCGGCAATACCCGGCAATGCCGAAGCGAGAGACCGTATGCCTTCCGCCGCCAGCAGGCGGATCACGGGATTGCTTTCTCTTGCGTATAGCGCCTCGACCGAATGGGCTATCGCGTTCAGGGCGCTTGTACCGGAAATGCCGACCGGCAGTTCCAGCGTCAGTTCCGCATCATAGATGACGAGTTCGGGCAAGACCTTCGGATCTCTGAGCGTGGTCTTGGCCTGATCCTGTGTCTCGCCCAGGATCGGTGTCATTTCCGATCCCGCATAAGTGGTCGGAATGGCAACCTGCGGCAGGTCTGTCCGCAGGGCGAGCGCTTTCGAAAGGCCGAGGGCGGAGCCGCCCCCGATCGAGATCAGCGCATCGGCCTGATGGGTGTTGACCAGCTGCAGCGCCTGTTCGGTTACGCCAACCGGCGTGTGCATGGCGGCGCCCGCAAAGATTGCGGCACATGCGCCACCGATCCTGGCAGCGACCATTTGCGCCAGATCTTCCTGCGCAGGTGTTGTCACCACCAGCGCCCGCGAAAGGCCGAGCGCGGCGATCTCTTCGGATAGCTGCCTTATCGCCCCGGCCCCGAACACGACCCGGCCAGGCAAGGATTCGTACACGAAGGAACCGATCATCGGATTCATACCCTTTCGATCGCCAGCGCCAGGCCCATGCCCACACCCACGCATAATGTGGCCAGACCAAGCCTGCCTTCATTCTGCTCCAGCTGACGAAGGAGCGTCAGCACCAGGCGCGCGCCCGACATTCCCAGCGGATGACCCAGCGCGATTGCACCGCCATTGGGATTCACTTGTGCTGCATCGTCAGGCAATCCCAGGCCGCGAAGCACCGCCAGAGACTGACTGGCGAACGCTTCGTTCAATTCGATCGCATCGAAATCGCCGATAGAAAGATCCAGCCGCGACAGCAGTTTTCCGACCGCGGGAAGCGGGCCAATGCCCATCCTGCCCGGTTCCACCCCCGCAGATGCCATGCCGAGAATGCGGGCGCGCGGGGTCAGCCCGTTGCGCTTCGCTGCGGCTTCATCCGCAATTATCAGTGCCGCGGCGCCATCATTGATTCCCGATGCATTGCCTGCGGTAATAGTGCCACCCGGATCGAATAGCGGCTTCAATCTGGCCAGCCCGGCCAGAGAAGATCCGGGCCGCGGGTGTTCGTCTTTCGCAAAGAGGGTGGTTTCCCCACCCTTCCGTCCAGGAATCTCGCAAGGGACAATTTCGCCCGCGAAGAAGCCGCGTTCCTGCGCCATCTCCGCGCGTTGCTGACTCCGCAGGGCGAAATTATCCTGATCCTCCCGAGTGATGCCCACTTCCTGAGCTATATTCTCGGCCGTGCGCGGCATCGTTTCGGTGCCATGCATGGCATCCAGCACGGGATTGACGAAGCGCCAGCCCATTGTCGTGTCTTGCAGCGCGAGATCGCGCGCGAAGGGCGTTGCGGGCTTGGCCATGACGAAGGGGGCGCGGGTCATGCTTTCTACCCCGCCGGCAATTACCAGCCCCGCCTCGCCGCAGCGGATCGCCCGCGCCGCCGCCCCAACCGCTTCAAGCCCGGACGCGCACAGGCGATTGACCGTCACCCCCGGCACGCTGACAGGCAGGCCGGCAAGCAGCAGGCTCATCCGCGCGACATTCCGGTTGTCCTCCCCAGCCTGGTTGGCGCAGCCGTAATATACTTCTTCTATCGCGGACGGATCGAGATCGCTGTTGCGGCGCATGAGTTCACGCAACACGATCGCGCCAAGATCGTCCGCACGAACGGCAGCAAGGCCTTCACCATACCGCCCGATCGCGGTTCTGATACCGTCACAGATGAACGCTTCCGTCATGCTGCCTGCCCTTCCCTGGCATCCGCCAGTGGCACTCCCACCAATTGGCGGAGGGCATCCAGCGAAAGCCCGTCGATCAGTTCAAGCACCTGCGCGCCACACGGGCCGACCGCGATGACCCCAACATCCGTATATATTCTGGACACGCAGCGGGGCGCTGTGATCGGACAGGTGCATGCTTCCACCAGCTTGCTCACACCCTGGCGGGTAAAAAGCTCCATCATCACGAAAGTCTGCTTCGCACCGATGGCGAGGTCCATCGCGCCTCCCACGGCGGGGATCGCGTCATCTTCCCCCGTATGCCAGTTGGCGAGATCGCCGTTCACCGCCACCTGGAAAGCGCCAAGCACGCAAATGTCGATATGCCCTCCGCGCATCATCGCGAAGCTGTCTGCGTGATGGAAAAAGCAACCGCCCGTTAACAGGGTGACAGGCTGTTTTCCGGCATTGATGAGGTCGGGATCTTCCTCGCCCGGACTCGGGGCTGGCCCCATCCCGAGCAGACCGTTCTCGCTATGGAGCAGAACTTCCCGGTCTTGGGGCAGAAAATTCGCAACCAGGGTCGGCAGGCCGATCCCGAGATTGACATAAGCCCCGTCCGGAATGTCCCGCGCCACCCGCTCCGCAATGGCCTGCCGGCTCAATTTGCGCATGTCGCCCCCTCCTGCGCCGATGCCGAGGCAGGGCCGCCGGGCCTGACAGCCACAAGGCGCTGTACGAAAATCCCCGGCGTCACGATCGCCTCCGGGTCCAGCGCCCCCAGCTGAACCGTCTCAGTCACCTGGGCGATCGTGCACCTTGCGGCCATGGCCATGATCGGACCGAAATTGCGCGCCGACTTGTGATAGACGAGGTTGCCCCAGCGATCGCCCTTCAGCGCCTTTATCAGCGCGAAATCGGCATGAATCGGGTATTCCAGCACGTAGTTGCGGCCATCGATCTCGCGCTCCTCCTTTCCCTGCGCCAGCTGCGTTCCGTATCCGGTGGGAGTAAAGATCGCGCCCAGCCCAGCGCCGGCCGCATGAATGCGCGCGGCGAGATTGCCCTGGGGCACAAGGTCCAGTTCGATCTTTCCGGCGCGATACAAGGCATCGAAATGGTGTGAATCCGGCTGGCGCGGGAACGAACAGATGATCTTGCGGACCCTGCCCGCCTTGATCAGTGCGGCCAGCCCCGTCTCCCCATTGCCTGCATTATTGCTGACAACCTCCAGATCGCCCGCCCCGGTTGCGATCAGCGCATCGATCAATTCATCAGGCATGCCGGCTGTTCCGAACCCACCCAGCATGATCGTGGCCCCATCGCGAATTCCCGCGACCGCCTGTTCCAACGATGCTGAAATTTTATCGACCACAGCATGAACTCCCTCGGTGCAAACTTCAGGGAGGGGCATCTTGAGTCAACCGATAATCAGACATATGTTCGATAATCGGTTATTAAAATGAAGGTAGCATGGTCGACCATTCCCGATTTTCGGGCGATCCCGAATTCATGATGTCGCTGGCAAAAGGGCTGGCGGTGCTGCGCCTGGTCGCAAATACACAGGGCCAGATCAGCATTGCCGAAGCAGCGCGGCGCACGGGTTTCAGCCGTTCGGCTGCGCGCCGATGCCTGTATACGCTTTCTCAATTGGGCTATGTCGCCTGGCACAACGAAGGCTTTGTCATCCAGAACGAGCATTATTCGCTCGGCTCGAACTTTGTCGGGACGGGATCGCTGGCGAGCCGTGCCACCCCTATCCTGGAGCGATTGCGAGACGAACTGGGTGAATCATGCTCGCTCGGCATCCTTGATGGCGACCATGTGCGCTACATCGCCAGGGCGCAGACAAGCCGGATCATGTCGATAAACCTCTATGCCGGCAGCCGACTGCCCCTCTGCGTCACCTCAATGGGAAGAGTATTGCTGGCAGGCTGCGATCAGCCGATGCTCGATGAATATCTTGGCAGAACAAGCCTGACGCCCCTGACCGGGAAAACGGTGACCGATCCCCGGCGCCTTCTCACCATTCTCGAAGGCGTGAAGCGCGATGGATACGCCATCGTCGATCAGGAGCTGGAAATCGGATTGCGTTCCGTCGCCGTGCCCGTGGAAAGCTCTGGCCGGGTAATCGCCGCGCTCAACATCGGATGCGCGGCGAGCCGCATCCCGATCGAGGAAATGCTGACGCGCTTCCTGCCGAGGCTGAGGAAAGCCAGCGAAGAGCTGCGCGCCTAGGACAGGGCCCGACCCGCATCCATCGGCCTGACAATCGCCGGGCCTGACATGCCAGCTCAGCAGTCTGCCGCGACATTGCTGACGCGGCAGACTGCATTGCGTTGCCATAGGGGCGGAGTTTCGGGATTTTCCGCCCCTGTTCGATCCCTCAGTTCTTCCCGAAGACAATCCCGCCATCGACCTGCTTGTCGAAGCCGGTATTGCCGAAGGTGTAGGACAGGCCGATATGACTGGCCCCTTCCCCTGCCAAAAAGCCGGTGAACACTGCGCCGCAGGCCCCGCTGCCTCCGCACACGGCGCCACTGCCCGAAGCGGTCAGATTATACTCGCGGAACACCATGTTGTTCGTCCCGCTGGTGCCCACTTCAATGCCCGTGCCGGGATTGGCCGCGCCGCCATTGGTGGCGATGTTGTAAGTCGATCCCCCGATGCTGACTGCCACATCGATCCCGACGCGCGGCGTGGCGCCAAAGGCCACGGCCGCCGTGCCCGTGGCACTGCCCGGCGCCAGGGAACCATCGCGGATCGTCGGATTGGTCGCACCCGCCACGGCATAAGTTGCCGTGCCCGAAACCGGAAGGTTGGTTGCAGGCGTGCCTGATACAACGTGCCAGCCGCCATCCGCCGGCAATGCGACGGAACCCATCGCGTAATAGCGCCCACCCGTTTCGCCCCCGGCCCAGCGGGCCCAGCCGATAACATCGGCCACACTGCCTGCTTCGTTCAGGGACGCGCCGCCAATCGTTGGCTCCTCGTTGGGAGGAGAAAAGCTGTAGGCGATCGGCGCACCGGTGGCATCTTCATATGTCACCGTGGTCGGCTGCCGCTGGTCAATGCCGATGACGGAAGAAGCGTAGGTGGTGATCTGGTTCTCCACCGCGGTCCCTTCCAGCGGCGGCGCATCGGGCACAAAGGCCCCGCCTTCAAACACCGCCGCACCGGAAACCTTCGGAGTTTCCACACTGGCACCGCGAATGATGTAGCCAAGGCTGGCCCACCCCGCGCCGTCTCCCCCAATCTGCCCGCCAAGGCTCACTTCGCAGGCCCCACCTGCCAGGCAGACGCTGGTATCGGCGCTGACACTGGCATCGAGATTGGCGAAGAATGTCAGCCCGCTTTCGCCGCTCGTATCCAGAAGCGCGGCACCATTGGCGGGGTTGGCCGCACCGCCTGATGTCTGGAAGCTGTAGGTGGCGTCAGGCATGGTAACCGTGCCTTCCAGCCCAACCGTGGGCGCGGCGGCGAAACGCACCGCCATCGCACCGGTAAAGGTGCCGGGCGCGGTCGACTGGTCGGAATAGACGGGCCGCGTCGCCGCCTTCAGCGCATAATTGATGGTTCCGTTGGATGGCGCGTTTACCAGCGGAGCGAGTACGGCGTAATGCGCGCCGTTATTCGGTCCGTAAATCGCGGCTGAACCCTCCAGCCGGCCACCTGTATAGCGGCCAAGCTGCCAGTCGGCACCGCCAGCCAGATCGGCCACGGCCATGCCTGCACCACGCGCGAAAAGCAGATTGCCTGCTTGCGACGGATTGGTGTCGTTATAGGTCAGGGACACCAGCCCGCGATCGTCATAAACGCCATCAAACATGGCCAGGCGATTGATGGTGTTCAGCGTAAGGTTTGAACCGCCGGCATTAATATACAATGGCAATTGGCCATCATGCGCGAAGGCCATGGCAAGGCTGCCAGACGCCACACCTGCCCCCGCATCCAGCGAAATACCGGCCAGATCGTCCGACCGCGCCGAAAAGACGCCGGTTGCCTGTTCCGCCCCGCCAATTGTGAGGAAGGTGCCTGCAAACAGATCAAAATCTTCATTCAGACTGCCGAGAATGCGCAATGAACAGGCGGCCAGATTGGTGCAGTAATCGCCCGACCCGCTGGTGAACGGCGCCATGGCAAATCCGGACGAGGATGAAAGCACCGCACCGCTCGTGGCGACACCGGCCAGCCCGCCCGGCGTGGCGAAGCCATAATCGGCATCCAGCCTCAGCACCCCTTCGGCGGCCATGCGCGGGACCGGGCCAAACGCCACCCCGATTGTCAGGTCCAGCCCCGCATTGGGGAGATCGGACGTGGTCTGGATATTGTAATCGTCGATCAGGTAAGTCGCCGTGCCACTGACGGGCAGTGTCGGGGCAACATCCGAAATGGCGACCATGTCCAGGTAACGACCGGCCGGCACGGTAATATCCGTCCCATTGGCTTTGAAAGTGCCGGCGCCGTAACGCGTTAACAGAACATCATCATCGCCGCGCTGCTCGATCAATGCCAGGCCATTGCGATCGAAACTGGTCGTTCCGCCGCGCGAAATCGTATCGAAGCCGCCATCGGCATTGCGCGAAGCCGTATCGTTATGGGCGCCATAATTGGTGGCAAGGCGGCCGCTGCCCCGGTCATAGAAGGTGGTCCGATAGGCGACCATGCCATCCGTATCGAAGCCCGCGCCGACCAGGCCGCCGCCGGGCAGCTCTCCATCCGGATCGCCCCCATCATCGCCGCTGCCGGCAACGAAGCCCGCCGATCCGGTAAAGCCGACACTGCCCGCGCCGCCATTTCGCGAACCATAGGCAAGGACAAGCGCGTTGGCGCCCGCACCCGCAGGTGTCGCCCCCAGATAGATTTCGCATCCGGCGGCACCGCTGACACATGCCTTGCCCGTGCCGGATAATGCCGCTGTCTGCTGGATGGCGATCCTGTCGGCAGAAGCGGCGAAAGCAGTCACCGCCAGACTGTCCAGCCCATCCAGCCCGCCCGGCGTGGTAAAGGTGTAGGTCGCATCCCCGGGCATGACGACACTGCCTTCAGCCGCCATGCGGATCTGCAGCCCGTCATATTTGACTGCCAGTGCGGCATCGAACGTGCCCGGTGCCGAAGAACCATCATTGAAAGTGGGGCTGGTGGCACTGTCCAGCACATAATTGATAGTGGCGCTGGAAGGCACATTGGACAGGGGGACGGCAGTGGTAAAATGCATCCCCTGATTGTCGCCCAGGGCGAAACTGCCACCTGCCAGCGTGAACTGATCGCCGGTCACGCGGGTCGAAGTGGTGGCTGCCCCCTGGTCCCGCTCCGCCGCGGAGGAACCGCCATCCACCAATATATCATTGCTGATATAGACCGGCACGCCTTCGGCATCGAGCACTAGCGGAGCGGTGAATCCGCCCGTGCTGACCGCTGCAACTTCCACCGCCTGCGGCCGGTTGATGGATTGCGCCATCGCATAAGTGGCCACCGTGCCACCCAGAGCAGGCAGGCCCGGAAAGGCATCCGCATCCGGGTTTTCAAAGGAAACATAGCTGAAATAGGTGTTGAGCAGGTGATTATCCTCAGCCCGCCCCGCCTGCTGCAACGCCAGGCTGACACTGTCGTTGAAATAGGTTTTCAGCGTCTCGAAATCGGCGGCCGAATATTCGCTCGGCAGGCCGTCTGCCTTGATATGGTCCAGGAAGCCATCGACAGCTGCCAGCATCTGCGCTGGGGTCGGGCCGGGTTGCGGATCTATATCGGGATCGAAACCGGTGAAATCGCCCGGCAACCCGCCGCCTTCAAGGTGGGCAAGATAGGCCCGCAGCAATTGCGCCTGGGCGCTGAACAGGCTGTCCAGCATACCCGACGCTTCCAGCGCGGCCAGATAGAGACGGATCTGCGCGGCGGTGGCCCCGCTGTAACCCGCAATGTCGCCGCCCTGCGCGATATAAGCGAGATAAGCTGAAATCGCCGCCCCATATTCGGCAAGCAGATCGGTATCGATTGCCGGGCCGTACTGGAATTGTGCGGGATTGCCCCCACTGGCCAGGTAATCCAGATAGGCCGCGACCAGTGATTGTTCGATGCCCACGATGCGGTCCAGCAGGCCGTTATCCCGCAAATATGCCAGATAGGCATTCACCGCATCGATATTCGCACCGTTGAAATTTCCGGGCGATCCACCCGCCGCCAGCAGCTCCAGATAGCGGGTCAGGATCGCGTTGTAGGACGCCTGGAATTCTCCGGCAGCGCCGCCACTGGCTAGGAACCGCAGATATGTATCGACAAGCCCGGGGGACAGGGATGCGCCGCCTCCCGCGCGCAATTGCGCAAGCGTGGCGGCAAGGCGGTTGGAATAAGCCAGCAACCGTTCCACATCGCCCGCAGGAAGGCTGCCTGAAACCGGCCGCAGCGCCCGGCCATCAATGGCACGGGCAGCCTGCACCACATCGCCCGACGCACCGATCGCGCCCAATGCCTGGCCCAGCGATACGGGCAAGCCATTGAAGGCAGCGGCACGGATGCCCTGCGCCCGCAATTGCGCCACCGTTGCCGCCGGCCCTTGCTGTGCCGGGTTGGCGAATACACGCGCAGGTGCCGCGGATGCGGCCATCCTCCAGGCGGAACCGGCATCGAATGTCTGGCGGCCGCCATTACCATCGACCGTCATGGATCCCTGCAAGACGTGGCCCCGGACCATGCCTGCATTCACCGTCAGGCTGGCCGCGCCGCGCAGTATCGCATTGCCGCCACCTTCGAAATTCACGATCACCTGCGAATTGGCGGGCGATTTCACCGTCGCCGCGCCATCGGCGATGACAATCTGCCCTTCGCTGATCCGGAAGCGCGCCTTGCCAACCAGGCCGACAATGCTTCCGTCATCCAGCCGAATCTGGGTCACGCCGCCCTGGCGTTCCTGCCAGCTGCCTTCGGGAACCGCCCCGTTCTGGCCGAATATGTAATCCGCCGCCCGCGCAGGCTGGCTAACGGTAAGGAGAGAAGCCGTGGCAAGAAGGATGGCCTTGTTCAACATCAGGTTCACTCCCATCAGAATTCGTATCGGAGGCCGAAGCTCACCGTCGCGCGCTGGTAATCGTAGAGCGCAAAATTGCTCCAGTTGCGGGTGTAGGTGACGCGGGGGCGGGCATAGAGATTGTCCGTCAGCCGCACTTTCAGACCCGCCGCCAGGTCGATCTGTTCATCTTTGCGGCGGGCCAGGAACAGCGGATCCGATGCGTCATGCCGCCTGATCTGCCCGCCCACGCCGGCAACCAGTGCCAACCCGCGTGCCACGGGCTGTTCCACGCCGATATTCGCCCGCAGATAATCGAAGGAAAGGTGATCCCCGGCATTCCGGCGCGTCTCTTCATGCCCGCCCGAAAGCGAGATGATCGACGTGCGCGCAGAATAGGCCAGACCGACACCGTAACGGTCGGCATCGCGCAGCGGGTCACGGTCAAAATTCAGGCGGAAATATTCGCCGGAAAAGCTCAGCGCTTCGCCGTTTGCCAGCCGCTTGGTATATTGCCCCACGGCCCCCACGCTTTTCCGGAAACTGCGCTGCCCGAACCAGAATTGCTGGGCCTGCACGGAGAAGGAGACGACATCGCGATTGGCAAGGGTGTGCCCAATGCCGGCCGTACCGGTGATCGCCAGCTGATCGAAGGCGCCGCTATCAATATGGTCGCGCCCGGTTCCCAGGAAGGATACGAAGATCCGGGTCTGGCGGGAGACGGCGGACACGCCGGATATTCCGGCCTGCGCTTCATAGAAACCCTTGTCCTGTTCCCGCGCCCCCGGCCCCAGCGCGCCCGGGCCGAATGCCGCGAACAGCGGGATCACGATCGTATCGTCATCGGTCGCGCCGTTGATATTGCTGTCATATCCGCCCGCAATATCCGCAAAGCCGCTGATCGATGTGCCTCCACCCGCGATCTGGCGGTCATAATCGCGCACGATGCGATCGAACCGCTGCCGCACCGGGTCCGGAAGGCTGGGATCGTTGACCACCGTATCGAATTGTTCGCGGGCAGTATCGATATCCCCTGCCATCGCATAAGCGCGGGCAAGTTCCGCGCGCGCCTGGGAATGGTCCGGCTGCAGCGCCAGCACACGCTGGAACGCCAGTATCGCTTCTGCCAGACGCCCGGAATCCGCTGCGGACAGGCCGAGGATGTAATTATAGTCGGGATCGGCAGCGCGAACATCCTGCTGCGGCTCCAGCAAGGCATAGGCCTGCCCTGCACGCCCTGCCGAATGCAGTTCCAGCGCTTGCCGGACAACCGCATCGACCTCGGCCGCCGCCGGGCTGGCGAGCATGACTGCACAGCCCCCCGCCAGCATCATTATCGTCCTGAAAACCCGCAATGTATTCCCCCTGCCACTTTCGTGATGCGTGGACGGGTAGACAGAATGGCGTTCGGCGGTGCCATCCCGCGTCCGGGGGATGGCCTGTTCATTGCCCTTCCATAAAATCCGTTGCTGCACGATCGCGCCCTGCTCATTCAGCGCGAAGGTGCCCGGCGGTGGCTTTTTCGCTCCACCACTTCTGTTCCCCCGGCTATGGGTGGCCAAATGCCGCGTATCGGACATCGTATGTGGACCATGCCGGGTGTGCGGCTTGCCGTGGCGATGGCTGTAGGCCTCGCCATCAGCGCATTGCTGACAGCGGCCGCCCTCATCCAGCCACGCTATTCCGAATTGCTGACGGATGAAGGCCCCATCGTCCTGCAAGATGCGCAAGGCCAGGCAATTGGCGCCATCGCCGCCCATCCCACGCCTGGCGGCACGCCGCACGCCATAGAAACGGCGGATTTGACGCCCGAACCCGACACGATTGGCAGCTATTCGGAACAGGCCGAATTTTTTGCCAGGCAGGACTCGTTGGCAGCTTGGGCCGTCTGGGCAGAGCAGCAGGACGTGCCGATTATCGACGGGTTCGGAACGATACGACCTGCGGCGTTGACTGCGGCCCGCGGCCTGCCCTTCGAATTCTGGATGCAGATGGCGGTGGGCTTCACCGTTTTCATGATATCGGCCTGGATCTGGGCGATGCAGCCCCGCGCCCTGCCCAACATGCTGTTTGGCATTGCCGGTGCCGGGTTGTGGATCGCAGCCGCCACGGCGGCAATCTACAGCACGCGCTGGCTTGCGTTGCCATCCGCATTGTTCCTGCCGCTCGCCAATATCAATGGTTTCGGGGCCGCGACTTATGGCGCGGC
Proteins encoded in this window:
- a CDS encoding maleylacetate reductase; the protein is MIGSFVYESLPGRVVFGAGAIRQLSEEIAALGLSRALVVTTPAQEDLAQMVAARIGGACAAIFAGAAMHTPVGVTEQALQLVNTHQADALISIGGGSALGLSKALALRTDLPQVAIPTTYAGSEMTPILGETQDQAKTTLRDPKVLPELVIYDAELTLELPVGISGTSALNAIAHSVEALYARESNPVIRLLAAEGIRSLASALPGIAADQRDVSAREMAQYGAWLCGMCLAGAGMALHHKLCHTLGGSFGLPHAETHAVVLPHALAYNAPAVPEAMATLRVVLDADDPALALQRLGRTMGAPASLRELGLAESDIETTVERTMASPYWNPRPLERGALQETLWRAWAGTAPASE
- the pcaF gene encoding 3-oxoadipyl-CoA thiolase; translation: MTEAFICDGIRTAIGRYGEGLAAVRADDLGAIVLRELMRRNSDLDPSAIEEVYYGCANQAGEDNRNVARMSLLLAGLPVSVPGVTVNRLCASGLEAVGAAARAIRCGEAGLVIAGGVESMTRAPFVMAKPATPFARDLALQDTTMGWRFVNPVLDAMHGTETMPRTAENIAQEVGITREDQDNFALRSQQRAEMAQERGFFAGEIVPCEIPGRKGGETTLFAKDEHPRPGSSLAGLARLKPLFDPGGTITAGNASGINDGAAALIIADEAAAKRNGLTPRARILGMASAGVEPGRMGIGPLPAVGKLLSRLDLSIGDFDAIELNEAFASQSLAVLRGLGLPDDAAQVNPNGGAIALGHPLGMSGARLVLTLLRQLEQNEGRLGLATLCVGVGMGLALAIERV
- a CDS encoding 3-oxoacid CoA-transferase subunit B; translation: MRKLSRQAIAERVARDIPDGAYVNLGIGLPTLVANFLPQDREVLLHSENGLLGMGPAPSPGEEDPDLINAGKQPVTLLTGGCFFHHADSFAMMRGGHIDICVLGAFQVAVNGDLANWHTGEDDAIPAVGGAMDLAIGAKQTFVMMELFTRQGVSKLVEACTCPITAPRCVSRIYTDVGVIAVGPCGAQVLELIDGLSLDALRQLVGVPLADAREGQAA
- a CDS encoding 3-oxoacid CoA-transferase subunit A, producing MVDKISASLEQAVAGIRDGATIMLGGFGTAGMPDELIDALIATGAGDLEVVSNNAGNGETGLAALIKAGRVRKIICSFPRQPDSHHFDALYRAGKIELDLVPQGNLAARIHAAGAGLGAIFTPTGYGTQLAQGKEEREIDGRNYVLEYPIHADFALIKALKGDRWGNLVYHKSARNFGPIMAMAARCTIAQVTETVQLGALDPEAIVTPGIFVQRLVAVRPGGPASASAQEGATCAN
- a CDS encoding IclR family transcriptional regulator domain-containing protein gives rise to the protein MVDHSRFSGDPEFMMSLAKGLAVLRLVANTQGQISIAEAARRTGFSRSAARRCLYTLSQLGYVAWHNEGFVIQNEHYSLGSNFVGTGSLASRATPILERLRDELGESCSLGILDGDHVRYIARAQTSRIMSINLYAGSRLPLCVTSMGRVLLAGCDQPMLDEYLGRTSLTPLTGKTVTDPRRLLTILEGVKRDGYAIVDQELEIGLRSVAVPVESSGRVIAALNIGCAASRIPIEEMLTRFLPRLRKASEELRA
- a CDS encoding surface lipoprotein assembly modifier produces the protein MRVFRTIMMLAGGCAVMLASPAAAEVDAVVRQALELHSAGRAGQAYALLEPQQDVRAADPDYNYILGLSAADSGRLAEAILAFQRVLALQPDHSQARAELARAYAMAGDIDTAREQFDTVVNDPSLPDPVRQRFDRIVRDYDRQIAGGGTSISGFADIAGGYDSNINGATDDDTIVIPLFAAFGPGALGPGAREQDKGFYEAQAGISGVSAVSRQTRIFVSFLGTGRDHIDSGAFDQLAITGTAGIGHTLANRDVVSFSVQAQQFWFGQRSFRKSVGAVGQYTKRLANGEALSFSGEYFRLNFDRDPLRDADRYGVGLAYSARTSIISLSGGHEETRRNAGDHLSFDYLRANIGVEQPVARGLALVAGVGGQIRRHDASDPLFLARRKDEQIDLAAGLKVRLTDNLYARPRVTYTRNWSNFALYDYQRATVSFGLRYEF